In Candidatus Binatia bacterium, a single window of DNA contains:
- a CDS encoding DUF748 domain-containing protein, giving the protein MKRWGIIICAVIFLFAAGTVVGFRMAVRTLKDKVVAALGSGSKVAELNVGWNSVELRGIEIAGPKDWPVRRTLYAERVTIVPSLASLLTQQVQISSVTVEQPYLSLVRAPGKLILLPSLLGTGERKDRRNERAVTIFRIVVQGGVDAVDLVSLQPYLVKKGEARVDRGTLDLNVRSEVRNSRLDGKGRAVIRDLGFAPPRGYMKIFMGLPRNAVVGFLKDHQGAIDVDFTLHGDISHPNFSLNESLANRVATGMAEQLGVTVKGMATGIGTLGREGVESAGKITDAIGSAIRDIFGDQKR; this is encoded by the coding sequence ATGAAACGTTGGGGCATTATTATCTGCGCGGTGATTTTTCTCTTTGCGGCCGGTACGGTCGTCGGCTTTCGTATGGCGGTGCGAACGCTGAAAGACAAAGTCGTGGCAGCTCTCGGGTCAGGAAGCAAAGTTGCGGAACTGAACGTCGGCTGGAATTCGGTCGAGCTCAGAGGGATCGAGATCGCAGGGCCGAAAGATTGGCCGGTGAGGCGGACGCTTTACGCCGAGCGCGTGACGATCGTGCCGAGTCTTGCAAGTCTTTTGACGCAACAAGTTCAGATCTCGTCCGTCACCGTCGAGCAACCCTACCTTTCACTTGTGCGCGCTCCGGGGAAGCTGATCCTGCTCCCAAGTCTTTTAGGGACTGGCGAGCGAAAAGATCGACGGAACGAGCGTGCGGTCACGATTTTCCGAATAGTCGTGCAAGGGGGTGTCGACGCCGTCGATCTCGTAAGCCTACAACCCTATCTTGTCAAAAAAGGAGAAGCGCGCGTCGATCGAGGGACTTTGGATCTGAACGTCCGATCCGAAGTCCGGAACAGCAGACTGGATGGAAAGGGGAGGGCAGTCATCAGGGATCTCGGATTCGCGCCACCGCGCGGCTATATGAAAATTTTCATGGGGCTGCCGAGAAACGCGGTCGTCGGCTTTCTCAAGGACCACCAAGGCGCGATCGACGTGGACTTTACTCTCCACGGTGACATCAGCCATCCAAATTTTTCGCTAAACGAATCGCTCGCTAACCGCGTTGCGACCGGTATGGCGGAGCAGTTGGGCGTTACGGTTAAGGGAATGGCGACAGGAATCGGGACGCTTGGTCGAGAGGGAGTGGAGAGCGCGGGCAAAATCACCGACGCGATAGGCTCTGCGATACGGGACATTTTCGGCGATCAAAAACGCTAA
- a CDS encoding transcription termination/antitermination NusG family protein, translating into MSVLEAKKWYAVYSKPQKEEFAEFCLKLRGVEVFLPKLLFPESLKKRKRIMPLFPSYLFTRIYTPEQYHCILWTPGVKRIVSFNGAPAPLDESVIAFLKQEGTPDGIIPARSDLRKGQEVQITGGPFEGLVGIIQEPPCAKGRVKILMKLLSRQIKVEVPLQLINCGWVAQPSKSARFDLGSCNPQAHA; encoded by the coding sequence ATGTCGGTTCTCGAGGCAAAGAAGTGGTATGCCGTGTACTCCAAGCCACAGAAAGAAGAGTTCGCCGAATTTTGCTTAAAACTCAGAGGTGTCGAGGTTTTTCTTCCTAAGCTTCTTTTTCCGGAGTCTTTGAAAAAGCGCAAACGAATCATGCCCTTGTTCCCTAGTTATCTATTTACGCGGATCTACACGCCGGAACAATATCATTGTATTCTTTGGACGCCTGGTGTGAAGCGCATCGTGAGCTTCAATGGGGCGCCCGCGCCTCTTGACGAGAGTGTCATTGCGTTTCTAAAACAAGAGGGAACACCTGACGGAATCATACCCGCACGCTCGGACCTAAGGAAAGGCCAAGAAGTGCAGATAACCGGTGGACCGTTTGAGGGACTGGTCGGAATTATCCAGGAACCGCCTTGTGCCAAGGGGCGTGTGAAAATTCTGATGAAATTGTTAAGCCGCCAAATTAAAGTTGAGGTGCCTCTCCAGTTGATAAACTGTGGTTGGGTTGCTCAGCCGTCCAAATCGGCCCGGTTTGATTTGGGTTCATGTAATCCTCAGGCTCACGCCTGA
- a CDS encoding AAA family ATPase produces MYNDYFGFRETPFNVTPNPKYFYSNPTYQEAYAILLYGVRERKGFIVLTGEVGTGKTTLLRKLMNGPEENVKIIFFYNTTLGFEELISFACDELSLPVIGSGRLQKIQALNEFLIAQSRRGGTVVLLVDEAQNLTDDVLENLRLLSNLETSSEKLLQIVLVGQTELDAKLSQTQLRQVKQRVALHCRLDRLKDREVGPFINYRLRMAGFEGDDLFTADAVREVASYSKGIPRLINIICDNALLIGYATSAKKISGDMIREAAGDLQLDDMDRRVGDGGSFAAKTITKDGKNEDKKRSNAGEEPAVRRLRNIKPVLVGSFAASILLAFLIGGVFFQPDFYAWFSDVVFSPWKPAKIQTTVRLETSGNSMEGAEDGKSPVASETALASARPVEAAASSNNEAQGQQKAQRSSVGYSVQSTEGMAGISDERRDRSVVIQRGNTISRIAGQIYGADRMVLGMDLLKEYNPRIEDLNWVFAGQQLSLPPLTRETLLRRQSDGSHHLILDSFFNAQEAAKLSQAVRLKGYAVAITPRKVFDNLMVHRVEIRGLKSLEDAYRAWEVATASRWIAVTDSSAYKENP; encoded by the coding sequence ATGTATAACGATTACTTCGGTTTTCGAGAAACACCTTTCAACGTTACTCCTAACCCGAAGTACTTTTACAGCAATCCGACCTATCAGGAGGCTTATGCCATCCTTCTGTACGGAGTACGGGAGCGAAAAGGATTTATCGTTCTTACCGGAGAGGTCGGAACCGGAAAAACGACGCTTCTTAGGAAATTAATGAACGGTCCTGAGGAGAACGTTAAAATAATATTTTTTTACAACACGACACTCGGCTTCGAAGAGTTGATTAGCTTCGCTTGTGACGAACTGAGTCTCCCGGTAATAGGCTCGGGGCGGCTTCAAAAAATCCAGGCGCTTAACGAGTTCTTGATCGCCCAGTCTCGAAGGGGCGGGACCGTCGTTTTGTTGGTAGATGAGGCGCAGAATCTGACCGACGATGTTTTGGAAAATCTCCGGCTATTGTCCAATTTGGAAACCTCGAGCGAAAAGCTCTTGCAGATCGTGTTGGTCGGGCAAACTGAGCTCGATGCCAAGCTCTCGCAGACGCAACTGCGCCAGGTTAAGCAACGCGTGGCGCTTCACTGCCGGCTGGACCGCCTTAAGGACCGCGAAGTCGGTCCGTTTATCAACTACCGTCTGAGAATGGCAGGTTTCGAAGGGGACGATCTTTTCACGGCAGACGCCGTCCGGGAGGTAGCCTCCTATTCCAAAGGCATTCCGCGGCTGATCAATATTATATGTGACAACGCGTTGCTCATTGGATATGCTACATCGGCAAAAAAAATATCCGGCGACATGATCCGAGAGGCAGCCGGTGATCTCCAGCTGGATGATATGGACCGGCGCGTTGGCGATGGCGGTTCTTTTGCGGCCAAGACAATCACAAAAGATGGAAAGAATGAAGATAAGAAACGATCCAATGCGGGAGAAGAACCAGCGGTCCGCCGTTTACGGAATATCAAGCCAGTTTTGGTTGGAAGTTTTGCGGCATCAATTCTTCTCGCCTTCTTAATCGGAGGGGTGTTTTTCCAGCCGGACTTCTACGCGTGGTTCTCGGATGTTGTGTTCAGTCCATGGAAGCCGGCAAAAATCCAAACTACCGTCCGGCTGGAGACTTCAGGGAATTCGATGGAAGGTGCCGAGGATGGGAAATCTCCAGTCGCTAGCGAAACCGCACTGGCATCGGCCAGGCCGGTCGAAGCGGCCGCGTCTTCAAACAATGAAGCCCAGGGTCAACAGAAAGCGCAACGCTCATCGGTCGGCTACTCCGTTCAATCCACAGAGGGAATGGCGGGCATTTCGGATGAGCGGAGGGACCGGTCTGTTGTGATTCAACGCGGCAATACAATCAGCCGAATTGCCGGTCAGATTTACGGCGCCGACAGAATGGTGCTAGGCATGGACCTTCTCAAAGAGTATAACCCACGTATCGAAGATCTTAACTGGGTTTTTGCGGGACAGCAGCTCTCGCTTCCTCCTCTCACGCGAGAGACTCTGCTGCGCCGACAATCGGATGGTAGCCATCATCTTATTCTCGATTCATTCTTTAATGCCCAGGAGGCGGCAAAATTGAGTCAGGCTGTGCGTCTTAAAGGATACGCAGTTGCTATCACACCGCGGAAAGTTTTCGATAATTTAATGGTCCATCGGGTTGAGATTCGCGGATTGAAGAGCTTGGAAGACGCCTACCGTGCCTGGGAGGTCGCAACAGCCAGTCGGTGGATTGCGGTGACCGACAGCTCGGCCTATAAAGAGAATCCCTGA
- a CDS encoding polysaccharide biosynthesis/export family protein gives MKKWLFFLLGIFFLASCGTKELRVHQVQLPAGTPDPAKPADEFYVIGPGDSLDIVVWKEPVLSGPVKVRPDGFITLPLVNEVQAAGMTTGQLRKVLEDKYRQFVTSPFVSIRVGNISSSEIFLIGEVTKPGAYPATGNDTVLQMLTRAGGLTIFADRHNIKLVRRAGDKVTEYIVDYDAIVQGDLKQDILLRPGDRVIVP, from the coding sequence ATGAAAAAGTGGCTGTTCTTTCTATTGGGGATATTCTTTCTCGCATCATGCGGAACAAAGGAACTTCGCGTCCATCAAGTTCAACTGCCCGCCGGAACTCCGGATCCGGCAAAGCCGGCGGATGAGTTTTACGTCATCGGTCCCGGCGATTCGCTGGATATCGTCGTCTGGAAAGAACCGGTTCTTTCTGGTCCGGTCAAAGTTCGTCCGGACGGATTCATCACTCTTCCGCTTGTCAACGAGGTCCAGGCGGCCGGAATGACGACGGGTCAGTTGAGGAAAGTGCTGGAGGATAAATACCGGCAGTTTGTGACAAGCCCCTTTGTGAGCATTCGCGTCGGGAACATATCATCGAGCGAGATATTTTTGATCGGCGAAGTTACAAAGCCGGGAGCCTATCCGGCGACGGGGAATGACACGGTTCTACAAATGCTTACCCGGGCCGGCGGTCTGACGATTTTTGCCGATCGGCACAACATTAAATTGGTACGCCGGGCAGGGGACAAAGTCACCGAGTATATCGTCGACTATGATGCCATCGTCCAGGGCGATCTCAAACAGGATATCCTGCTCAGGCCCGGCGACCGTGTCATCGTACCGTGA
- a CDS encoding GNVR domain-containing protein, with product MVSSPAFDIKNLANLFYLKKEKIITVFLVVFSLGAYLALSLPDIYRSSSVILLTPQQLPAFYVHSPVTATIDQRIRATSEAILGRTRLQQVVEELNLYPTLTGIDSRIAKLRRNIQIEVRRNDTFAISFDHAVPEIAKRVADRLGSLFVNENLEKREQLATGTTTFLNMELDRLRKDLEREEAAVNLFKAQHRFELPEQLDANLRTSEQLRAQLQGNTLRLSTLHERKASLAKQLTESQYMVSGVGRFNSAEGQQGVSGWRTVEDRKLQLEDLLTRYSEKHPDVVRLKNEIQSLEAEAKNQSQTKGSVATPLVRNPVQQMLLKQIEDLNLEINTTEAANDVLRKQIASYQARIDNTPMRAIEVAKISRGYDSTLKKYQELQGKSHESQLSENMEKKQKGEQFQVVDKANLPQAPAAPNRLLIILVAFGAGLAGAFGLVFLQDNLDTSFKRAEELREYSDVPLLATIPAVSSRGSILEQRRSQRILVFVSGLGLVVGIVSIHFLSPLFF from the coding sequence ATGGTGTCGTCGCCTGCTTTCGATATTAAAAATTTGGCCAACCTTTTCTATCTAAAGAAAGAGAAGATCATTACCGTGTTCCTCGTGGTCTTCTCCCTGGGCGCCTATCTGGCACTCAGCCTTCCTGATATTTACCGGTCGAGCTCTGTGATCCTGCTTACTCCGCAGCAGCTCCCTGCTTTTTACGTACATTCGCCGGTGACGGCTACCATTGACCAGCGCATTCGCGCGACTTCCGAGGCGATTCTCGGCAGAACCCGCCTGCAGCAGGTCGTCGAGGAACTTAATCTCTACCCGACGTTGACGGGAATCGATAGCCGGATTGCGAAATTGCGGAGAAATATTCAGATCGAAGTCCGGCGCAACGATACCTTTGCAATTTCCTTTGACCATGCGGTCCCCGAGATAGCGAAGCGAGTGGCCGACCGGCTCGGTTCGCTTTTTGTGAACGAGAATTTGGAGAAGAGGGAACAGTTGGCAACCGGAACCACGACCTTTCTCAATATGGAGTTGGATAGACTGCGCAAGGATTTGGAAAGAGAAGAGGCCGCGGTGAATCTGTTCAAGGCGCAACATCGGTTCGAGCTTCCCGAGCAGCTTGATGCCAATCTCAGGACCAGTGAACAGCTTCGAGCGCAACTCCAGGGCAATACGCTCCGTCTGTCAACTCTTCACGAAAGAAAAGCGAGCCTGGCAAAGCAACTGACGGAATCGCAATATATGGTTTCCGGCGTCGGTCGGTTTAACAGTGCAGAAGGACAACAGGGCGTTTCTGGATGGCGGACGGTTGAGGATCGCAAGCTGCAATTGGAGGATCTTCTTACGCGGTATAGCGAGAAGCATCCGGACGTTGTTCGCCTGAAGAATGAGATTCAATCGCTGGAGGCAGAAGCGAAAAATCAGTCTCAGACGAAAGGATCCGTTGCAACACCTTTGGTGCGAAACCCGGTGCAGCAAATGCTCCTCAAACAGATCGAAGACTTGAACTTGGAAATAAACACTACAGAGGCCGCCAATGATGTCTTGAGGAAACAGATTGCGTCTTATCAGGCTCGAATCGATAACACGCCCATGCGAGCGATAGAAGTCGCTAAAATTAGTCGTGGCTACGACAGTACCCTAAAGAAATACCAGGAACTGCAAGGCAAATCGCATGAGTCGCAGCTTTCCGAGAATATGGAAAAAAAGCAGAAGGGGGAACAATTCCAGGTCGTCGATAAGGCCAATTTGCCCCAAGCGCCGGCGGCGCCGAATCGCTTATTAATTATTCTGGTCGCTTTTGGGGCCGGGTTGGCCGGGGCTTTTGGATTGGTCTTTCTCCAAGACAATCTCGACACCTCGTTTAAACGAGCTGAAGAACTCAGAGAGTATTCAGATGTCCCCCTGCTGGCGACCATTCCAGCCGTCAGCAGCAGGGGCAGCATTTTGGAGCAAAGGCGCTCTCAGAGAATTTTAGTCTTTGTCTCCGGATTAGGCTTGGTCGTCGGAATTGTCTCTATTCATTTTTTAAGTCCGTTATTTTTTTAG
- a CDS encoding CpsD/CapB family tyrosine-protein kinase has translation MSRVFEALEKASKEKAVTIPRFGDRQALREPVISNKGSFEPGRNGKDRDVVTSPGSWRERAEEVLFGRDLRSYKNFPLVALEKESPAADQYKILREQVRRLRLETGVRCLYVTSPIKRDGKSMVAANLATVVALDSGERVLLMDCDLRNPQIHQYFGMQRSPGITDYLTSTSNENVLNYVQESFLPNLQVLPAGKFSGLAAELLATEKMRIMMDEIRRKFPDHQIIIDGPPVLSTPDPLVMARQVDGVILVVRAGKTPRDCLSEAMEILKSDKIMGIVLNGAELGMTSKYYYYQETV, from the coding sequence ATGAGCAGAGTCTTCGAAGCCTTGGAAAAGGCAAGCAAGGAAAAGGCCGTAACTATCCCAAGGTTTGGGGATCGGCAGGCGTTGCGCGAGCCGGTGATCTCTAATAAAGGGAGTTTCGAGCCTGGGCGCAACGGCAAGGACCGGGATGTTGTTACCTCTCCGGGATCGTGGCGGGAACGAGCGGAGGAAGTTCTATTTGGGCGAGACCTGCGCAGCTACAAGAATTTCCCCCTCGTTGCCTTAGAGAAAGAATCGCCAGCGGCCGATCAGTACAAAATCCTGCGTGAGCAAGTAAGGAGGCTGCGGCTGGAGACGGGCGTTCGCTGCCTCTATGTGACGAGTCCCATCAAACGCGACGGCAAGTCGATGGTAGCGGCGAATCTCGCCACCGTTGTAGCGCTGGATTCCGGAGAGCGAGTTTTGCTTATGGATTGTGACCTGCGTAATCCTCAAATTCATCAGTATTTCGGCATGCAGCGCAGTCCCGGGATTACGGATTATTTGACTTCGACCTCAAACGAGAACGTCTTAAATTACGTTCAAGAAAGCTTCCTTCCTAACCTCCAGGTTCTTCCGGCCGGGAAATTTTCCGGTCTGGCCGCGGAGCTTTTGGCGACTGAGAAGATGAGAATTATGATGGATGAGATTCGCCGAAAGTTCCCTGACCATCAGATCATTATCGATGGCCCGCCGGTCCTCTCAACCCCAGATCCGTTGGTTATGGCTCGACAAGTGGATGGAGTCATCCTGGTCGTCCGCGCCGGCAAGACTCCACGGGATTGTCTATCGGAAGCCATGGAAATCCTCAAGTCCGATAAAATCATGGGAATCGTCCTGAACGGCGCGGAACTAGGCATGACTTCCAAGTACTATTATTACCAAGAAACCGTCTAA
- a CDS encoding TIGR03013 family XrtA/PEP-CTERM system glycosyltransferase codes for MRLFNRYYSGHHLLLPLVDLILAVVIAAVARFVVDFAEIRPAVHWSAYLLQGGIVGFLVIIVFYYADLYSIDSTLPEKEWGVRLVSGFGVTCLIIGGLSQVIRRPDLRDISLTTMLLIGVGLFAWRVEFTRLLKKRRICGKVLIVGTQAIGKIVAEELHRRKHLAMEVVGFIGHQAGQVVLSYGNPTRVSLPVFPRHSTIQVVESNRVDRILVEGPESCADFPAQDLVMLRLRGIPVEDCHRFYERVMGKIPITDLQPGWIVLSEGFRRNRWILSSKRAVDVVVSIIGLILSAPIALLAAIAIKLDSKGPAIYSQERVGQYERPFMLYKFRSMLNDAETGTGPVWAAKSDPRITRVGKILRKLRIDEIPQMVNVLKGEMSFVGPRPERPFFVSKLKEKIHYYHLRFSVKPGLSGWAQICYPYGDSEEDAIEKLHYDLYYIKNISALFDLQIIFETLKTVLLRHGSR; via the coding sequence ATGAGACTGTTCAACCGTTATTATTCCGGCCACCATTTACTCCTGCCTTTGGTTGACCTCATCCTGGCAGTAGTTATCGCGGCGGTCGCCCGGTTTGTGGTGGATTTCGCTGAAATCCGCCCTGCGGTCCACTGGTCTGCATACCTGTTACAAGGAGGAATTGTAGGGTTCTTGGTCATCATTGTTTTCTATTATGCGGATCTTTATTCGATCGATTCAACCCTGCCTGAAAAGGAGTGGGGCGTTCGCCTCGTAAGCGGATTCGGCGTTACCTGTCTTATTATAGGCGGCCTGAGTCAGGTCATAAGAAGGCCGGATTTGCGAGATATTTCGCTCACGACCATGCTCCTGATCGGGGTCGGCCTTTTTGCCTGGCGTGTCGAGTTTACGAGGCTTCTCAAGAAGCGTCGAATTTGCGGCAAGGTACTTATCGTCGGCACTCAAGCGATTGGAAAAATCGTGGCTGAGGAGTTGCACCGTCGGAAGCATCTGGCCATGGAGGTCGTTGGTTTCATTGGGCATCAAGCGGGGCAAGTGGTCCTCTCCTACGGTAATCCGACTCGAGTCAGTTTGCCCGTCTTTCCTCGTCATTCCACGATCCAGGTGGTGGAGAGCAATAGAGTGGACAGAATCCTGGTGGAGGGTCCGGAGAGCTGTGCCGATTTTCCGGCGCAGGATCTGGTTATGCTGCGTCTGCGCGGCATACCGGTCGAGGACTGCCACCGGTTCTACGAGCGCGTCATGGGGAAGATTCCCATCACCGATCTCCAACCCGGATGGATCGTTCTTTCGGAGGGATTTCGGCGCAATCGATGGATTTTATCCAGTAAGAGAGCCGTCGATGTCGTAGTCTCGATCATCGGCCTTATTCTCTCAGCTCCCATCGCTTTGCTGGCGGCGATCGCAATCAAGTTAGATTCCAAGGGCCCGGCTATTTATTCTCAGGAAAGGGTCGGGCAGTACGAGCGGCCATTCATGCTGTACAAATTCCGCTCGATGTTGAATGACGCTGAAACCGGGACCGGCCCGGTTTGGGCGGCGAAAAGCGACCCGCGGATCACTCGCGTGGGGAAAATCCTTCGTAAACTGAGAATCGATGAGATTCCTCAGATGGTCAACGTGTTGAAAGGCGAGATGAGCTTTGTCGGGCCAAGACCGGAGCGACCCTTTTTCGTTTCCAAACTTAAAGAAAAAATACACTACTATCATCTTCGTTTTTCAGTGAAACCCGGTCTCAGCGGTTGGGCGCAAATTTGCTATCCCTACGGGGACAGCGAAGAGGACGCGATCGAGAAACTACACTACGATCTCTATTATATAAAGAATATTTCTGCGTTGTTTGACCTGCAAATCATTTTCGAGACTCTCAAGACCGTTCTTCTCAGGCACGGTTCCCGATAG
- a CDS encoding XrtA system polysaccharide deacetylase, translating to MLNALSVDVEDYYQVSAFESVVRFEDWSRRESRVERNTYRILDLLDKFHAKATFFVLGWVAEHNPALVQVISKRGHEIASHGYAHRLIYTQTQAQFREETRHAKKVVEDIIGQSIIGYRAASYSITAESLWALDILAEEGFQYDSSIFPIRHDRYGIPGHERFFHVLNGNGHLPIAEVPLSTLRIAGLNIPVAGGGYFRLLPYAMTHLALLYLNRQEGQPAIVYFHPWEIDLDQPRIQAGWISRFRHYTNLARMEGKLRRLLANFSFAPIREVYATSLSAPATTLKTDAA from the coding sequence ATGTTAAATGCGCTGAGCGTCGATGTAGAGGATTATTATCAAGTGTCGGCATTCGAGAGCGTGGTTCGGTTTGAAGATTGGAGCCGCCGCGAGAGCCGCGTCGAAAGAAATACATATCGCATCCTCGATCTCCTGGACAAATTTCATGCAAAGGCCACTTTTTTTGTTTTAGGGTGGGTTGCTGAACATAATCCGGCTCTGGTTCAGGTCATCTCAAAACGCGGCCATGAGATTGCCTCACATGGCTACGCCCATCGGCTTATCTACACCCAGACCCAGGCACAATTCCGCGAGGAAACGCGGCACGCCAAAAAAGTGGTCGAGGATATCATCGGTCAATCCATTATCGGGTACCGAGCCGCGAGCTATTCGATTACTGCGGAAAGCCTCTGGGCGCTTGATATTTTGGCGGAGGAAGGGTTTCAGTACGATTCGAGTATCTTCCCCATACGCCATGATCGATATGGGATACCGGGTCACGAACGGTTTTTTCATGTCTTAAACGGGAACGGACATCTACCCATCGCTGAAGTTCCTCTTTCGACGCTCCGAATCGCGGGGCTCAACATTCCGGTCGCCGGCGGCGGATACTTCAGGCTTTTGCCCTATGCGATGACCCATCTCGCTTTACTCTACCTGAACCGACAGGAAGGACAGCCGGCCATCGTTTACTTTCACCCGTGGGAAATCGATCTGGATCAGCCGCGGATACAAGCCGGTTGGATAAGCCGCTTTCGTCACTATACGAATTTGGCTCGAATGGAGGGAAAGCTCAGGAGGCTACTGGCGAACTTCTCGTTTGCCCCGATCCGAGAGGTCTATGCGACGAGTTTGAGCGCACCTGCGACTACGTTGAAAACCGATGCAGCGTGA
- a CDS encoding FemAB family XrtA/PEP-CTERM system-associated protein — translation MQRETLVEETSTSHAEWDEYVMGHPQATGYHLMTWRRIIERVFGHRTFYLTSKDRQGRIRGVLPLVCLSSRLFGRFLVSLPFVNYGGVLADDDTSRSALLERAVKLAKNVTADHIELRHEQPSGLQWPDKQHKVSMRLQLPDGFDALWSKFPAKLRSQIRRAEKEGMSFRLGRDDVLEDFYNVFSRNMRDLGTPVYGKTFFSEILKSFPDSSRIGVVYLKDQPVAAGFLYAFRRVLEIPWASSDRRFNRLAPNMLLYSSALKYGCEQGFSLFDFGRSTPGGGTYRFKEQWGAQPVPLHWHYWMPNGGPLPDLSPANAKFKWAISVWQRLPLFVSKRLGPSIVRFIP, via the coding sequence ATGCAGCGTGAAACCCTCGTGGAAGAGACGTCAACAAGTCACGCCGAGTGGGACGAGTATGTCATGGGACATCCTCAAGCTACCGGCTATCACTTGATGACATGGCGGCGCATCATCGAGAGAGTCTTCGGACACCGCACTTTCTACCTGACATCGAAGGATCGGCAAGGACGGATTCGCGGGGTTTTGCCTTTGGTCTGTCTTTCGAGCCGACTGTTTGGTCGCTTCCTGGTTTCCCTGCCCTTCGTCAATTACGGCGGCGTCCTGGCGGACGATGACACCTCCCGGAGCGCATTATTGGAGCGCGCTGTAAAGTTGGCGAAGAACGTTACGGCCGACCACATCGAGCTCCGGCACGAGCAGCCCTCTGGTCTCCAATGGCCGGACAAGCAGCATAAGGTTTCCATGCGTTTGCAGCTTCCCGACGGGTTCGACGCGCTCTGGAGCAAATTCCCCGCGAAGCTACGCAGCCAAATCCGGCGAGCGGAAAAAGAAGGAATGTCTTTCCGTCTTGGAAGAGACGATGTGCTGGAGGATTTTTATAATGTCTTTTCGAGAAACATGCGCGATCTCGGGACGCCCGTCTACGGAAAGACTTTTTTCTCAGAAATCTTGAAATCCTTTCCGGACAGTTCCCGGATCGGCGTCGTTTACCTGAAAGATCAACCCGTTGCCGCCGGGTTTTTATACGCCTTTCGGCGAGTATTGGAGATCCCATGGGCGTCGTCGGACCGGCGCTTCAACCGCCTGGCCCCAAACATGCTGCTTTACAGCTCGGCGCTCAAATACGGTTGCGAGCAAGGCTTTAGCCTTTTTGATTTCGGGCGCTCCACCCCGGGCGGCGGCACCTACAGGTTCAAGGAACAATGGGGAGCGCAGCCGGTTCCGCTCCATTGGCATTACTGGATGCCGAACGGCGGCCCGCTGCCGGATCTCAGTCCTGCGAACGCCAAATTCAAGTGGGCCATTTCTGTCTGGCAGCGTTTGCCTTTGTTCGTGAGCAAGCGTTTAGGGCC